CAAATCCCGATAAAATTAAAATCGGGCCAAGTAATGGTAAAAAGTGGTAAGCCATATAATGTTTGTTAATTATAATCCCTAAAATAGCACCTACTAACCACACTAAAGTAAATAATAAACTATTTATATTGTGGCTGTATACAATCCCTAACACTATTCCCGATAACGCAAAAAGTATATAAATCGAACTGTTCTTTAAAATAGGTACCATTACAACTTTAACCCATCTTAGGTATCCCTCTTTTGTATATTTAAAGTTAAAAGTTTTTTTCTGATCATTTTGTAAAACAGCATGAGTTGCTGGCTCTGATTCTTCTTTTTTTAATTCCTTTGTATGATAAAACAACAATTCTAATTGCTTCTTAAGAAACTTAAACTTAAATCCAAATATTATTCTAAAATGATCAGTTGGAATATTATTATATTTGAAAAATAAAAATATACCAATGAATCCAATTATCATTCCAAATATAATTGATATATAACCAGAAAACCTAAAATTGTATATTAATCCACTAATACATAATGGTAAAATTGTGTTTAAGTAAGCAGTCTGTTTAAAAAACAGTGCTCCCATTGATGAAATACCACTTATTAAAAGCAAATAATAATTTTGAGCCTGCGCCCCTAAGATAAATAAATAAAAAGATAATGAAGTAAAAAATATCTGTTCAACCTCATCACTTGATTGTGTCCACACATAAGCCGGCAAAGATGAAATGAATGCATAGCTAAAAGAAGAGATTATAGCAACTGTATCGCCAAAAAGTTCTCCGGCAACTAAGAAAACCAATAAATTTGTTAATAAATGAAAGACTATATTGGATATTCTAAAAACTTTTCTTGAAATACCAAATAACCTTATAAGCAATAAATATAAAAGCCATCTGCCCGGTGGGTGATTTTCACCTGTATCTATATATGGGATCTTCTTTTTTTTCAGTTTAAATAATGCATGATAACCGTAAACACCATAATCCCTATCAAGTGGAATATTTATAAAAGGAAGCTTTAGTAAAATATTCATTAATAAACCAAAAACTAATAGTATATATACTAACATTACTGCTCCTTATAAATGATAACTTCTATTTTATCACCAAGGTTGAAAGGTCGCCCTATAACGTAGCTTAAATATACCGCAATCTGGCCTATTACTTTTTTTATTATGTACACTTCCCTATTCCCTAAAACTACTTCTTTGCTTATCTTTTCTATGGTAATCCTTTTATTATTATTAATTCCCCTTTTGACTCTCCTCTTATTTATCAATTTTTTATATGTTTCTCTTATTTTATGATAGAAGTAAAAGCTTTCAGGAATCCCATATGTGCCTATTTTAAACGATATTTTATAATACCTCTTCAACCGATTTATAAGATTATATATACTTCGTGGAGTGAAATAATTCACATGAGAAGGTGGTTTATTAAAATAAAATTTCGATAAACCAAGTTTAATAGTTAGTGAATTATAATTTGGCACGCCTGCAACGTATAAATATCCTCCTGGTTTAAGAATCCTTAGAGCAGATTTTAAATGCTTATAGGGATCATAAATATGTTCCAAAGTTGAAGTACTTACAACCAGGTCAAAATAATTTTCTGGCAAATAATCCTCTTCAATTTCTTTATCATATAATGTAAAGCCATAAAATTTAGCATACTTCTTTGCCCATGGGGAAACATCAAGGCCATAGCAATGCCAGCCCATTGCCTTAAAATGCTTTAACAACATACCATTGCCACAGCCAACATCAAGAACCCTACCCGCTTTTGTCTTTCTTGTCACCCTACAAACCACGCTCCAAAACCACAAATTGTCAAGTTTCGTCTGAGACTGCATGTAAAAGCTATCTGTACTGCTTGAAACGTGGTAATTATGCCTC
Above is a genomic segment from Candidatus Neomarinimicrobiota bacterium containing:
- a CDS encoding class I SAM-dependent methyltransferase; translation: MDERMLNGCLLARCSKCSFVFADVSLDEVRRHNYHVSSSTDSFYMQSQTKLDNLWFWSVVCRVTRKTKAGRVLDVGCGNGMLLKHFKAMGWHCYGLDVSPWAKKYAKFYGFTLYDKEIEEDYLPENYFDLVVSTSTLEHIYDPYKHLKSALRILKPGGYLYVAGVPNYNSLTIKLGLSKFYFNKPPSHVNYFTPRSIYNLINRLKRYYKISFKIGTYGIPESFYFYHKIRETYKKLINKRRVKRGINNNKRITIEKISKEVVLGNREVYIIKKVIGQIAVYLSYVIGRPFNLGDKIEVIIYKEQ